A window of the Equus przewalskii isolate Varuska chromosome 10, EquPr2, whole genome shotgun sequence genome harbors these coding sequences:
- the SIRT7 gene encoding NAD-dependent protein deacetylase sirtuin-7 has translation MAAGGLSRSERKAAERVRRLREEQQRERLRQVSRILRKAAAERSAEEGRLLAESEDLVTELQGRSRRREGLKRRQEEVCDDPEELRRKVRELAGAVRNAKYLVVYTGAGISTAASIPDYRGPNGVWTLLQKGRSVSAADLSEAEPTLTHMSIARLHEQKLVQHVVSQNCDGLHLRSGLPRTAISELHGNMYIEVCTACTPNREYVRVFDVTERTALHRHQTGRACHKCGAQLRDTIVHFGERGTLGQPLNWEAATQAASKADTILCLGSSLKVLKKYPRLWCMTKPPSRRPKLYIVNLQWTPKDDWAALKLHGKCDDVMQLLMDELGLEIPPYSRWQDPIFSLATPLRAGEEGSHSRKSLCRSREEPPPGDRGSPLSSAPVLGGWFGRGCAKRTKRKKVL, from the exons ATGGCAGCCGGGGGTCTGAGCCGCTCGGAGCGCAAGGCTGCGGAGCGGGTCCGGAGGCTGCGGGAGGAGCAGCAGCGGGAGCGCCTCCGCCAG GTGTCGCGCATCCTGAGGAAGGCGGCGGCCGAGCGCAGCGCCGAGGAGGGCCGGCTCCTGGCCGAGAGCGAGGACCTGGTGACCGAGCTGCAGGGCCGGAGCAGGCGGCGCGAGGGCCTGAAGCGGCGGCAGGAGGAG GTGTGCGACGACCCGGAGGAGCTGCGGAGGAAGGTCCGGGAGCTGGCGGGTGCCGTCCGCAACGCCAAGTACCTGGTCGTCTACACGGGCGCGGGGATCAGCACG GCAGCCTCTATCCCAGATTACCGGGGCCCTAATGGAGTGTGGACGCTGCTTCAGAAAGGGAGGAGTGTTAG TGCTGCCGACCTGAGTGAGGCTGAGCCAACCCTCACACACATGAGCATTGCCCGCTTACATGAGCAGAAGCTG GTGCAGCACGTGGTGTCTCAGAACTGCGACGGGCTCCACCTGCGGAGCGGGCTGCCTCGCACGGCCATCTCTGAGCTCCACGGGAACATGTACATTGAA GTCTGCACAGCCTGCACTCCCAATAGGGAGTATGTGCGGGTGTTCGATGTAACGGAGCGCACTGCCCTGCACCGACACCAGACAGGCCGGGCCTGCCACAAGTGTGGGGCCCAGCTCCGGGACACCATCGTGCACTTTGGGGAGAGGGGGACGCTGGGGCAGCCTCTAAACTGGGAGGCGGCCACCCAGGCTGCCAGCAAAGCAGACACAATCCTGTGTTTAGGCTCCAGCTTAAAG GTGCTAAAGAAGTATCCACGCCTCTGGTGCATGACCAAGCCTCCCAGCCGGCGGCCCAAGCTCTACATTGTGAACTTGCAG TGGACCCCAAAGGATGACTGGGCTGCCCTGAAGCTCCACGGAAAGTGTGATGACGTCATGCAGCTCCTCATGGATGAGCTGGGCCTGGAGATCCCCCCGTACAGCAG GTGGCAGGACCCCATCTTTTCCCTGGCGACTCCCCTGCGTGCAGGCGAAGAAGGCAGCCACAGTCGGAAGTCGTTGTGCAGAAGCCGGGAAGAGCCTCCGCCTGGGGACCGGGGCTCACCGCTTAGCTCAGCCCCGGTCCTAGGCGGCTGGTTCGGCAGGGGCTGCGCCAAACgcacaaaaaggaagaaagtactGTGA